The following are encoded together in the Bombus vancouverensis nearcticus unplaced genomic scaffold, iyBomVanc1_principal scaffold0064, whole genome shotgun sequence genome:
- the LOC143304915 gene encoding uncharacterized protein LOC143304915 has translation MEIELHGFCDASEKAYGACVYLRTLTINGRVWTQLLTAKSKVAPLKCQTIPRLELSGALLLTSLMSTVQQALSHKITRTIYWTDSTIVLHWLNTSPHTLKTFVANRVSEIQTKTSIRDWRHVPTDDNPADLISRGQTPEEFLRPTIWQHGPAWLYQSEGYWPTWALTPQIEVPEQEGAICLSANPADYNKEGILRVGGRLSHSSMTFAQKHPIVLPKSSVTTRIIEHEHKIHMHSGTQATLYAVRQRYWPVDGRSQVWRAIKGCVRCCRAQPPPVEYVMGNLPEARVTESRPFTNVGVDYCGPFHIKEKRDRNRRQIKVYVAIFVCLAIKAVHIELVDDLTSEAFIAALRRFIARRGYCSTIHSDNGTNFRGASNELRELHDLLQSDDHKEKVTAFLADKQIEWRFIPPHSPHFGGLWEAAK, from the exons ATGGAAATTGAACTGCATGGTTTCTGCGATGCCAGCGAAAAGGCTTACGGAGCCTGTGTTTATCTCCGAACCCTTACCATCAACGGCCGTGTTTGGACCCAACTTTTAACCGCAAAATCGAAAGTCGCCCCACTCAAGTGCCAGACCATTCCTCGGCTCGAGCTGAGCGGAGCACTCCTTCTTACGTCCCTGATGTCAACAGTACAACAAGCCCTATCACACAAAATTACTCGAACTATCTATTGGACCGATTCCACTATCGTCCTCCATTGGCTCAATACATCACCTCACACCCTTAAAACATTCGTCGCTAACAGAGTCtccgaaattcaaacaaaaaccaGCATCCGCGATTGGCGCCACGTTCCTACCGACGACAATCCCGCGGACTTAATATCACGCGGCCAAACACCCGAAGAGTTTCTGCGCCCAACCATCTGGCAGCACGGTCCTGCATGGCTCTACCAGTCGGAAGGCTATTGGCCGACATGGGCGCTAACACCGCAAATTGAAGTACCGGAGCAGGAAGGGGCGATTTGTCTGTCCGCAAACCCCGCCGATTACA acaaggaaggaatattGCGAGTCGGGGGTCGACTCAGTCATTCGTCGATGACCTTCGCCCAGAAACATCCCATAGTATTACCCAAGTCATCCGTTACAACACGCATCATAGAACACGAGCACAAGATCCACATGCATTCCGGAACGCAGGCTACGTTATACGCAGTAAGACAAAGATACTGGCCCGTCGACGGTCGAAGTCAAGTATGGCGGGCGATCAAAGGCTGCGTCCGCTGCTGCCGCGCTCAACCACCGCCGGTAGAATACGTGATGGGTAATCTGCCGGAGGCGCGAGTAACAGAATCTCGCCCATTCACAAACGTCGGCGTCGATTACTGCGGGCCGTTCCACATCAAGGAAAAACGAGATCGTAACCGTCGTCAGATAAAGGTATACGTAGCCATTTTCGTATGCCTAGCAATTAAAGCGGTACACATCGAGCTCGTTGACGATCTCACTAGCGAAGCCTTCATCGCCGCTCTTCGCAGATTTATCGCTCGACGAGGGTATTGCTCCACCATCCATTCTGATAACGGCACCAACTTCAGAGGAGCAAGCAACGAATTAAGAGAGCTTCACGATTTATTACAATCGGACGATCACAAGGAAAAAGTAACCGCATTTTTAGCCGACAAACAAATCGAATGGCGCTTCATTCCCCCTCATTCACCGCATTTCGGTGGGCTATGGGAAGCAGCG aaatag
- the LOC143304929 gene encoding venom serine protease Bi-VSP-like — MVNQLNLSICTYVLIVCCMIEYRIGAWPWIAALGFRNSRNPDKPLWKCGGSLISARHVLTAAHCAHMDGIENIHNHNIAILRLVEEVPFSRYVYPICTKEPLRKSNFVGYNPLVAGWGALRYRRPRRNALMEVQMPVIKNAECKIAYSKFPNAPDITDGIICAEHAQGGEDSCTADRCGPLLIQHELTSYLIGIVSYAYKCGTAGYPSVYTRVTSYLDFILQAMQ; from the exons atggtaaaccagctgaacttg agtatttgtacgtatgtacttatcgtctgctgtatgatcgaatatcgaatag gcgcttggccatggatcgctgcattaggttttcgtaattcccgaaacccagacaaaccactatggaagtgcggaggttccctgatatcggctaggcatgttttgaccgcagcacattgtgcacatatggatggaatagaaaacatacacaatcataatattgccattcttagattggtggaggaggtgccattttcga ggtacgtatatcccatttgtacgaaagagcccctacgaaagagcaacttcgtcggctataacccccttgttgctggatggggagcgttaagatata gacgaccacgacgtaatgcattaatggaagttcaaatgccagtgattaagaacgccgaatgcaaaatagcttattccaaatttcctaatgcacctgatatcactgatggtataatatgcgccgaacatgctcagggtggagaggattcttgtacg gctgaccgctgcggaccactgctgatacaacatgaattaacctcgtatttaataggtattgtgtcttacgcttataagtgcggcacagctggctatcccagcgtttacactagggtcacatcgtaccttgacttcattctccaagcgatgcaataa
- the LOC143304925 gene encoding uncharacterized protein LOC143304925 produces MATGVDPSIRAILDAMQKQNEIKLRKLLKETIKAATSRSYQGSLVSNNLNKSLEKTDVTVGNEEMVLKEFSKELQSNVENSYEKKVSIDTASQDYIFIKTDLMFDVNSATEYQKESVKRRKEDIAVLYNDLSPYLSQDTQNLQEWFDKKSKSLGEAEKDHNKKDNISMRNILDGDTNKENQIATKELEAVSKSTAENDTKSIDNVEQNISLESIQKARDNAYNNEHLLIEEDQMMTAKNACDTTESKTSADLMSRNLDANTQEKSLENKDDKNPSPSMLDSSKRSSRYNVAAKPATSSKFEEIVYNQTRQSNTNKILRSALKTKLIEDKSEIINKQKASENVENKFAKEEKRGVKQKSISDSENETTDTRQRREVLLTNTASDSDRYKSVENDNAVTGVIATDEAKHRGRPRRSDKVEVKKDEDTRKILQNEKGGLEEQRKLEEDTKEETTETEVNSKGIFNNKCDLLDTERAFEINDTVQDIKFTEGRSRTQNDMEDVVEDSQELSNKSKLSEIRIALNKIEYTKTILRNKKNSLEGEKEVGEKKKMYRQKLFQKIYQMINVICFRKKKKEYYP; encoded by the coding sequence atggctactggtgtggatccaagtattcgggccatactagacgctatgcagaagcagaacgaaatcaagttaagaaaactgttaaaggagactattaaagcagcgactagtcggagttatcagggtagtttagtttctaataatttgaacaaaagcttggagaaaacagacgttactgtaggaaatgaagaaatggttttgaaagaattttcaaaagaattgcagtctaatgtagaaaattcttatgaaaagaaagtatcaattgacaccgcttcacaggattatattttcattaaaacagacttaatgtttgatgtcaatagcgcaacagaataccagaaagagtctgtgaaacgaaggaaagaagatattgcagtattgtataatgatttgtcaccatatttgtcacaagatactcaaaatttacaagaatggtttgacaaaaaaagtaaaagtttaggagaagcagaaaaagatcataacaagaaggataatatttcaatgagaaatattttggacggcgatacaaataaagaaaaccaaattgcaacgaaggaattagaagcagttagtaaatcaactgctgaaaatgatacaaaatcaatagacaacgttgaacaaaatatatcattagaatccatacaaaaagcaagagataatgcttacaataatgaacatttgcttatagaagaagaccaaatgatgacagcgaaaaatgcgtgtgacactacagaatcaaaaacttcagcagatcttatgtcgagaaatttagatgctaatacacaagagaagtctttagagaataaagatgacaagaatccatctccatctatgttagatagtagtaaacggagcagtcgttataatgttgctgcaaagcctgctacttcgtcaaaatttgaagaaattgtttataatcaaaccagacaatcaaacacaaataaaattttgcgaagcgctttaaagacgaaattaatcgaagacaagtctgaaataattaataaacaaaaggcatcggaaaatgtagaaaataaatttgccaaagaagaaaaaagaggtgttaaacaaaaatcaatttcagatagtgaaaacgaaacaactgatactcgtcaacgaagggaagttcttttaacgaacacagctagtgatagcgataggtataaatctgtagaaaatgataatgcagtaacgggtgtaatagcaactgatgaagcgaaacatagaggcagacctaggagatcggataaagtcgaagttaaaaaagatgaagatacaaggaagatcctacaaaatgagaagggtggattagaagaacaaagaaaactcgaagaagatacaaaagaagaaactacagagacagaagtcaattcaaaaggtatattcaataataagtgcgatttacttgataccgaaagagcttttgaaattaatgatacggttcaagatattaaatttactgaaggtagaagccgcactcaaaatgatatggaagatgtagtagaagattcacaagaattatctaataaaagtaagttatcagaaataaggattgcacttaacaaaattgaatatacaaaaactattttacggaataaaaagaattcattagaaggagaaaaagaagtaggggaaaagaagaaaatgtacagacagaaattatttcaaaaaatatatcagatgataaatgtgatttgctttagaaaaaaaaaaaaagaatattatccataa